The following are from one region of the Sandaracinus amylolyticus genome:
- a CDS encoding helix-turn-helix domain-containing protein: MRHEREVRQISLEELAQTTRIPLKMLQHLEEDRHDHLPGEVFARGFLKSYARAIGVPEGEAVERWAQHRRPQIAAPAPIAAATITPPERSRRFGIAIALVILLILFTLALSIVLRPRHRDAPVELSCPGGLCAPLSTPERATTVLDAETART; this comes from the coding sequence TTGAGGCACGAGCGCGAGGTCCGGCAGATCTCGCTCGAAGAGCTCGCGCAGACGACCCGCATCCCGCTGAAGATGCTGCAGCACCTGGAAGAGGATCGTCACGATCATCTCCCAGGGGAGGTGTTCGCTCGCGGCTTCCTCAAGAGCTACGCGCGCGCCATCGGCGTGCCGGAGGGCGAGGCGGTCGAGCGTTGGGCGCAGCACCGTCGCCCCCAGATCGCGGCGCCCGCCCCGATCGCCGCGGCGACCATCACGCCGCCCGAGCGCAGCCGTCGCTTCGGCATCGCGATCGCGCTCGTGATCCTGCTGATCCTGTTCACGCTCGCGCTCTCGATCGTGCTCCGGCCGCGTCACCGCGACGCGCCCGTCGAGCTGAGCTGCCCCGGGGGGCTGTGCGCCCCCCTGTCGACCCCCGAGCGCGCGACCACGGTGCTCGACGCGGAGACGGCGCGGACTTAG